TCAAAAGAGACATAACGCCCGTGATGCTCGAGATGCATCGGTATTTTCCCGTCATTACGATGACAGGACCGCGTCAATCGGGGAAAACCACCTTGTTACGCAAGGTTTTTGACAAGCTACCTTATTATTCGTTGGAAAACTTGGATATCCGGCGCTTTGCGATGAACGACCCGGCCGGATTCCTCAGCCGCCATCCCGAGGGCATGGTTTTGGATGAAGTACAACGTACGCCCGACTTGCTGTCGTACATTCAGGGAATGGTAGATGAGAATCCCGAAAAACGTTTTGTGCTTTCGGGCAGCTCGCAGTTTTCGGTCATCAGGCAGATTACCCAATCGCTTGCCGGACGGACCGGCATGTTGGAGCTGATGCCCTTGTCGTACAACGAAGTCAAAAAGCAGGCAGATGAAAAAACATTGGACGAGGTCATGCTCCACGGTTTCTTTCCGGCTTTGTATGCGGGAAAGAACAGGTACGACCTTCTCTATCCGTCGTATGTGAAAACCTACCTGGAAAGAGACGTGCGTGACGTATTGCAGGTAAAAGACATGATGCAGTTTCAAACATTCCTTCGGCTGTGTGCCGCGCGCATAGGCAGCTTGTTCAATGCCTCCGAACTGTCGGGCGAAGTGGGTGTTTCCGCCAATACCGTCAAATCCTGGCTTTCTGTCTTGCAGGCATCCTATATCATCAAGCTACTGCCTCCTTTTCATGAAAATATGAGGAAACGGTTGACCAAAACACCGAAACTCTACTTCTGCGATACCGGTTTGGCTTGTTATTTGTTAGGCATAGAAACGGAACAGCAGCTGACAAGGGACAAAATGCGTGGCCACCTGTTCGAAAACTTTATCGTGATGGAAGCACTTAAAAACCGTTACAACCGGGGTAAAGAAAGCAATTTGTTCTTTTACCGCGACAGCAACGGCGTTGAGGTGGACTTGCTATTCAAAAACGGGAGCGATTATTCAGCCATTGAAATCAAATCATCGCAAACCTACCATCCCGATTTCGAAACGGGAATCCGTTCGCTGAATACATTATTAAAAGGCAGGTTGACGGATAAAGCAATCTTGTATGCCGGAGATTTCGAGAACGACACCGCCGAGATCAAACTCTTCAATTATAAAAACATGTACCGCCTCTTTTAAGGCAAGAATCACTCCACCATTTTTATATCGTGCAGCCAACTCATGACACGAAAAGGCCATTCATTTACCAGATCGCCCGTGTTCCGCAGTCCATAACCGTGTCCTCCTGACGGATACAAGCTCATAGCAACAGGGG
This portion of the Petrimonas sulfuriphila genome encodes:
- a CDS encoding ATP-binding protein; this encodes MTNSFIKRDITPVMLEMHRYFPVITMTGPRQSGKTTLLRKVFDKLPYYSLENLDIRRFAMNDPAGFLSRHPEGMVLDEVQRTPDLLSYIQGMVDENPEKRFVLSGSSQFSVIRQITQSLAGRTGMLELMPLSYNEVKKQADEKTLDEVMLHGFFPALYAGKNRYDLLYPSYVKTYLERDVRDVLQVKDMMQFQTFLRLCAARIGSLFNASELSGEVGVSANTVKSWLSVLQASYIIKLLPPFHENMRKRLTKTPKLYFCDTGLACYLLGIETEQQLTRDKMRGHLFENFIVMEALKNRYNRGKESNLFFYRDSNGVEVDLLFKNGSDYSAIEIKSSQTYHPDFETGIRSLNTLLKGRLTDKAILYAGDFENDTAEIKLFNYKNMYRLF